A section of the Mesorhizobium loti genome encodes:
- a CDS encoding GFA family protein — translation MARYEGGCLCGAVRYSTEAAPINERICHCRLCQKAIGAAFNARVLFRIDDVTVEGPLATVNTSPDLKRGFCPSCGTTMFSRRDSAGIIGITTGSLDDPSLFRPQMHIFTASKQPWVLLDDDLPQHEGAPPA, via the coding sequence ATGGCAAGGTATGAAGGCGGATGCCTGTGCGGCGCGGTGCGTTACAGCACCGAGGCGGCTCCCATCAACGAGCGCATCTGCCATTGCCGGCTTTGCCAGAAGGCGATTGGCGCCGCCTTCAACGCGCGCGTGCTGTTTCGCATCGACGATGTGACGGTCGAGGGGCCGCTGGCAACAGTCAACACCTCGCCCGATCTCAAGCGCGGTTTTTGCCCGAGCTGCGGCACGACGATGTTTTCGCGGCGCGACTCGGCCGGCATCATCGGCATCACCACGGGCTCGCTCGACGACCCTTCGCTGTTCCGGCCGCAGATGCATATTTTCACCGCGTCGAAGCAGCCTTGGGTGCTGCTCGACGACGACCTGCCGCAACATGAGGGCGCTCCGCCGGCCTAG
- a CDS encoding undecaprenyl-diphosphate phosphatase, whose product MADICTQGVDTGFVGLGFAKVAFLGLVQGITELLPISSTAHMRIVPAVLGWQDPGSAFSAAMQLAALAAVISYFWGDVRDLLFGSLDALTRRDFADRSFRLASWIVLATIPIIVAGVALSGILNACNSPLRSLSVIGWSCIAMAILLALAEIFARHKRTIGEASLTDALLVGVAQIGALIPGVSRSGSTLTAALGLGFKRAEAARFSFLLGLPAIALAGLKELWELHKVHLDAHGWSVLATGLVVASISAFFAIWGLMRVLERFSAWPFVIYRGLLGVILLLSVAMGWLA is encoded by the coding sequence ATGGCTGACATCTGCACCCAGGGCGTGGACACCGGCTTCGTCGGCCTGGGATTTGCCAAGGTCGCCTTCCTCGGCCTGGTGCAGGGCATCACCGAATTGCTGCCGATTTCGTCGACCGCCCATATGCGCATCGTACCGGCGGTGCTCGGCTGGCAGGATCCGGGTTCCGCCTTCTCCGCCGCCATGCAGCTTGCCGCTCTTGCCGCCGTGATCAGCTATTTCTGGGGCGATGTCAGGGACCTCCTGTTCGGCTCGCTCGACGCGCTCACGCGGCGCGATTTCGCCGACCGGAGTTTCAGGCTGGCTTCCTGGATCGTGCTGGCGACGATCCCGATCATTGTCGCGGGCGTCGCGCTGTCGGGCATCCTCAACGCCTGCAATTCTCCGCTGCGCAGCCTGAGCGTGATCGGCTGGTCCTGCATCGCCATGGCGATCCTTTTGGCGCTTGCCGAGATTTTCGCCCGCCACAAGCGGACCATCGGCGAAGCGTCGCTCACCGATGCGCTGCTTGTCGGCGTTGCCCAGATCGGCGCGCTAATCCCTGGCGTCTCGCGCTCTGGCTCGACCTTGACCGCGGCGCTCGGGCTCGGCTTCAAGCGGGCTGAGGCGGCGCGTTTCTCGTTTCTGCTCGGCCTGCCGGCGATCGCGCTTGCAGGCCTCAAGGAGTTATGGGAACTGCACAAGGTTCACCTTGACGCCCATGGCTGGTCGGTTCTTGCGACCGGACTGGTCGTCGCCTCTATTTCCGCCTTCTTCGCCATATGGGGCCTGATGCGCGTGCTGGAGCGCTTTTCCGCCTGGCCCTTCGTCATCTATCGCGGCCTGCTCGGCGTCATCCTGCTGCTGAGCGTGGCGATGGGGTGGCTGGCTTAA
- a CDS encoding phosphodiester glycosidase family protein, which yields MDFLTLLNSAPLLVALVKAALPQAVATTMVFGQWFASVPPCRDLAFEATSYLVCEVDPKLYSIELFWKDPAGKPFQSLHNLDNAQRAAGRTMLFAINAGMYHPDLRPVGLYVERGQEMAGVKTGSGSGNFSLQPNGIFYISGGKAAVRATWDFVRKRPSTEYATQSGPMLVIDGQLHPKFQSDGTSRKTRDGVGVRKDGVAVFAISNGTVNFYAFARLFRDALGCDNALFLDGTISSLFAPAIGRSDDYWNLGPMIGVFRKRG from the coding sequence ATGGACTTTCTGACACTTCTCAATTCCGCGCCTCTGCTGGTGGCCCTGGTCAAGGCCGCGCTGCCGCAGGCCGTCGCCACTACGATGGTGTTCGGCCAGTGGTTCGCGTCTGTGCCGCCGTGCCGCGATCTCGCCTTCGAGGCGACCAGCTATCTGGTCTGCGAGGTGGACCCGAAACTCTATTCGATCGAACTGTTCTGGAAGGATCCGGCCGGCAAGCCCTTCCAATCGCTGCACAATCTCGACAACGCCCAGCGCGCGGCCGGCCGCACCATGCTGTTTGCCATCAACGCCGGCATGTATCACCCAGATCTCAGGCCGGTTGGTCTCTATGTCGAGCGTGGCCAGGAAATGGCCGGTGTGAAGACGGGATCGGGAAGCGGCAATTTTTCGCTGCAACCGAACGGCATCTTCTACATCAGCGGCGGCAAGGCCGCGGTTCGCGCGACCTGGGATTTCGTCAGGAAGCGGCCGTCCACCGAATATGCGACGCAATCGGGACCGATGCTGGTGATCGACGGCCAGCTGCATCCGAAGTTCCAGTCCGACGGCACCTCGCGCAAGACCCGCGACGGTGTCGGGGTGCGCAAGGATGGTGTCGCGGTCTTTGCCATTTCGAACGGCACGGTAAATTTCTATGCATTCGCCCGGCTGTTTCGCGATGCGCTAGGCTGCGACAATGCGCTTTTTCTCGACGGCACGATTTCTAGCCTGTTCGCGCCTGCCATCGGCCGCAGCGACGATTACTGGAATCTGGGGCCGATGATCGGCGTGTTCAGGAAACGTGGCTAG
- a CDS encoding glycoside hydrolase family 25 protein has protein sequence MRLPGVISFVIASLCLAGCSSTSGMDALDMQKPSNETTSSVVRPSAPIASVPATKAGKARKLAEAAPAQDTDRPFGLAEEETVAFPAPELPDNVDPPIEPAALVSPPRLLSRAAPPMLAGPVTRYGFRDAKPINFGRSSPRHLAVHGVDVSRWQGDVNWEKLRAQGANFAYIKATDGGDHLDPMFMKNWRNADAAGLKRGAYHFFYWCRTAGEQADWFIRNVPKVDGALPPVIDVEWNGDSSCKRRPSREKVLEKMQVFMDKLERHYGQRPIIYTAPDFYRDNLQGAFLDYPFWLRAVARHPSKVYPGRKWLFWQYSGSGLSHGVTGRIDLNVFHGDERQWRAWAGGGGRQMMADAD, from the coding sequence ATGCGGTTACCAGGCGTCATCAGTTTCGTGATCGCATCGCTGTGCCTTGCCGGCTGTTCGTCGACATCGGGCATGGACGCGCTCGACATGCAGAAGCCGTCGAATGAAACCACCAGTTCGGTGGTGCGGCCAAGCGCGCCGATCGCATCCGTTCCCGCAACCAAGGCCGGCAAAGCGCGCAAGCTGGCCGAGGCGGCGCCGGCGCAAGACACTGATCGGCCCTTCGGCCTGGCGGAAGAAGAGACGGTGGCGTTTCCGGCGCCCGAATTGCCGGACAATGTCGATCCACCCATCGAGCCCGCGGCTCTGGTCTCGCCGCCAAGGCTGTTGTCGCGGGCAGCACCGCCGATGCTTGCCGGGCCGGTCACGCGCTACGGTTTTCGCGATGCCAAGCCGATCAATTTCGGCCGCTCCTCGCCCCGTCACCTTGCCGTGCACGGGGTCGACGTCTCGCGCTGGCAGGGCGACGTGAACTGGGAAAAGCTGCGCGCCCAGGGGGCCAACTTCGCCTACATCAAGGCGACCGATGGTGGCGACCATCTTGATCCGATGTTCATGAAGAACTGGCGCAATGCCGACGCCGCCGGGCTGAAGCGTGGCGCCTATCATTTCTTCTACTGGTGCCGCACCGCCGGCGAACAGGCCGACTGGTTCATCCGCAACGTGCCGAAGGTGGATGGCGCCTTGCCGCCGGTGATCGACGTCGAATGGAACGGCGATTCCAGCTGCAAGCGGCGCCCGTCACGCGAAAAGGTGCTGGAGAAGATGCAGGTGTTCATGGACAAGCTGGAGCGTCACTACGGCCAGCGTCCCATCATCTACACCGCGCCGGATTTCTATCGCGACAATCTGCAGGGCGCTTTCCTTGACTACCCGTTCTGGCTGCGCGCGGTGGCACGGCACCCGTCCAAGGTCTATCCCGGCCGCAAGTGGCTGTTCTGGCAGTATTCCGGCTCGGGCCTGTCCCATGGCGTGACCGGCCGCATCGACCTCAACGTCTTCCATGGCGACGAGCGGCAATGGCGCGCCTGGGCTGGCGGCGGCGGTCGTCAGATGATGGCCGACGCGGACTAA
- a CDS encoding transglutaminase-like cysteine peptidase, translating to MASSMGWRRKAKGLGLAFALTVFCAAVGSAHAAPASMVVGGSTSQPIGHYDFCKIHLDECSIRSPDSVPEQMTSKLLHDISAVNFSVNARVKPMSDMDNYGKDEWWAYPDNGFGDCEDYALEKRRELNGMGIAIANLLMTVVRKPDGEGHAVLTVRTDKGDFILDNLTDKVRLWNQTSYRYLKRQASDNTGHWVSILGGDEQLVSAVK from the coding sequence ATGGCATCCTCGATGGGTTGGCGCCGCAAGGCGAAGGGGCTGGGGCTGGCGTTTGCCCTGACAGTTTTCTGTGCGGCGGTGGGTTCGGCCCATGCCGCGCCTGCTTCCATGGTTGTCGGCGGATCGACGTCGCAGCCGATCGGCCACTATGATTTTTGCAAGATCCATCTCGACGAATGCTCGATCCGCTCGCCTGACAGCGTGCCGGAACAGATGACCAGCAAGCTGCTGCACGATATCTCGGCCGTCAATTTCTCCGTCAACGCGCGCGTCAAGCCGATGAGCGACATGGACAATTACGGCAAGGACGAGTGGTGGGCCTATCCGGACAACGGCTTCGGCGACTGCGAAGACTACGCGCTGGAAAAGCGGCGTGAGCTCAACGGCATGGGCATTGCCATAGCTAATCTGTTGATGACGGTGGTCCGCAAGCCCGATGGCGAAGGCCATGCCGTGCTGACGGTGCGCACCGACAAGGGCGACTTCATCCTCGACAATCTGACCGATAAGGTCCGCCTCTGGAACCAGACGAGCTATCGCTACCTGAAGCGGCAGGCGAGCGACAACACAGGGCACTGGGTCTCCATCCTTGGTGGCGACGAACAACTGGTCAGCGCTGTCAAATAG
- a CDS encoding DedA family protein has protein sequence MQSFIDQSVFFIENHQAWAGLVVGLLAFGESLVLVGILLPGTTVLIIVGGLVGAGIVQPLPVLLAAMIGAALGDTISYLLGRWLGRGVVHKWPLNRYRREVARARLFFHRYGFAAVFIGRFFGPVRATVPLVAGMMGMHRRRFQIANILSAIIWAPVVLSPGWLVAKGAGSIPELDATSLFGLAAIGVVVLIIMAVIALKLRSRRTV, from the coding sequence GTGCAGTCGTTCATCGACCAGAGCGTTTTTTTCATCGAGAACCATCAGGCGTGGGCCGGCCTCGTGGTCGGGCTGCTGGCTTTTGGCGAGTCGCTGGTGCTGGTCGGCATCCTGTTGCCGGGCACCACGGTGCTTATCATCGTCGGCGGCCTGGTCGGGGCCGGCATCGTCCAGCCTTTGCCCGTTCTCCTGGCGGCGATGATCGGGGCGGCGCTCGGCGACACCATCTCCTATCTCCTCGGCAGATGGCTGGGGCGCGGCGTCGTCCATAAATGGCCGCTCAACCGCTATCGCCGCGAGGTCGCCAGGGCGCGGCTGTTCTTCCATCGTTATGGTTTCGCGGCGGTTTTCATCGGCCGCTTCTTCGGCCCGGTCCGCGCAACGGTGCCGCTGGTCGCGGGCATGATGGGCATGCACCGGCGCCGCTTCCAGATCGCCAACATCCTGTCGGCGATCATCTGGGCTCCGGTCGTGCTGTCGCCAGGATGGCTGGTGGCCAAGGGCGCCGGCAGCATCCCCGAACTCGATGCGACCAGCCTGTTCGGGTTGGCGGCGATCGGCGTCGTTGTCCTGATCATCATGGCGGTGATTGCCCTCAAGCTGCGAAGCAGGCGAACCGTCTAA
- a CDS encoding VOC family protein yields the protein MIDHITIEVSDLEKSKLFYERAFAPLGYSLSFGKEGVFWAFDVGNGCLFEIQRTGETPPLTHLHVAFRVGSKAEVDAFHQSALAAGAEDNGVPGPRPNYAENYYACFVLDPDGYNIEAMINEHSAPS from the coding sequence ATGATCGATCACATCACCATCGAAGTGAGCGACCTGGAAAAGAGCAAGCTCTTCTATGAACGCGCTTTCGCGCCCCTGGGATATTCCCTGTCCTTCGGCAAGGAGGGCGTGTTCTGGGCCTTCGATGTCGGCAATGGCTGCCTGTTCGAGATCCAGCGGACCGGCGAGACGCCGCCGCTTACCCATCTGCACGTCGCTTTCCGCGTCGGCAGCAAGGCAGAGGTCGATGCGTTCCATCAGTCGGCGCTGGCGGCCGGCGCCGAAGACAATGGCGTACCCGGCCCCCGTCCAAACTATGCGGAGAATTACTACGCCTGCTTCGTGCTGGACCCCGACGGATACAACATCGAGGCGATGATCAACGAGCACTCGGCTCCATCCTAG
- a CDS encoding vitamin B12-dependent ribonucleotide reductase: MRIERRFTKQGQSAYAEIEFRKALSEIKNPDGSVVFRLDNIDVPAQFSQVAADILAQKYFRKAGVPARLKKVEENDVPSFLWRSVADEAELAKLPEAERYGSEIDARQVFDRLAGTWTYWGWKGGYFKSEEDARAFRDELAYMLATQRVAPNSPQWFNTGLHWAYGIDGPSQGHFYVDPFTGKLTKSKSSYEHPQPHACFIQGVQDDLVNEGGIMDLWVREARLFKYGSGTGSNFSLLRGEGEKLSGGGRSSGLMSFLKIGDRAAGAIKSGGTTRRAAKMVIVDADHPDIEEFIDWKVNEEQKVASLVTGSKIVKKHLESIMKACVNCEGHDDDCFDPAINTALKREIKAAKKSAVPENYIYRVIQFAKQGYTSMSFKTYDTDWDSDAYLTVSGQNSNNSVSLKDNFLRAVEDDADWHLTARKDGKVLKTLKARDLWEKIGYAAWASADPGLHFNTTMNDWHTCASAGAIRASNPCSEYMFLDDTACNLASINLLPYRNADGTIDIAAYEHTVRLWTIVLEISVMMAQFPSKEIAKLSYDYRTLGLGYANIGGLLMTSGIPYDSDEGRAICAALTAIMTGVAYATSAEMASELGAFPDYDRNAQNMLRVMRNHRRAAYGDKDGYEKLAVNPVPLVASDLKQQALAEHAKAAWDRAIELGEEHGYRNAQATVIAPTGTIGLVMDCDTTGIEPDFALVKFKKLAGGGYFKIINRAVPEALRTLGYSESQIAEIEAYAVGHGNLNQAPGINPGSLKAKGFSDDKIAALNAALKSAFDIKFVFNQWTLGADWVKETFGFTDEQLNDFSFEMLPAMGFSRKDIEAANIHVCGAMTLEGAPFLKAEHLAVFDCASPCGKIGKRSLSINSHIQMMAAAQPFISGAISKTINMPNDATVEDAKGAYMLSWKLALKANALYRDGSKLSQPLNASLLADGEEDEDDAVEQLIAAPAAARAAQITERIVERIIERVSREQEKLPGRRKGYTQKAKIGGNTIFLRTGEYDDGRLGEIFIDMNKEGATLRGLLNNFAIAISLGLQYGVPLDEYVHAFTFTKFEPAGMVIGNDAIKSATSILDYVFRELAISYLGRNDLAHVDQSDFSNTALGRGISEGKTDAVSKGLTRGSPVKLVSRAIGSEPKGFSSGSTGTPARSAPTAFSGSNVLALKPASDEAIAYKRDYEERAKELAEDIAFEEAAGAASETSDATAALFTDAAANEAAEAKKLAADRRARSLLQGYTGNSCSECQNFTMVRNGTCEKCDTCGATSGCS; the protein is encoded by the coding sequence ATGCGCATCGAGCGTCGTTTCACCAAGCAAGGGCAATCGGCTTATGCGGAGATCGAATTCCGCAAGGCTCTTTCCGAGATCAAGAATCCGGATGGCTCGGTGGTGTTCCGCTTGGACAATATCGATGTGCCGGCGCAGTTCTCGCAGGTTGCCGCCGACATCCTGGCGCAGAAGTATTTCCGCAAGGCCGGCGTCCCCGCGCGCCTGAAGAAGGTCGAGGAGAACGATGTCCCCTCCTTCCTGTGGCGCTCCGTCGCCGACGAGGCCGAACTCGCCAAGCTGCCGGAAGCCGAGCGCTATGGTTCCGAGATCGACGCCCGCCAGGTCTTCGACCGGCTGGCCGGCACCTGGACCTACTGGGGCTGGAAGGGCGGCTACTTCAAGTCGGAAGAAGACGCGCGCGCTTTCCGCGACGAGCTCGCCTATATGCTGGCCACCCAGCGCGTCGCGCCGAATTCGCCGCAATGGTTCAACACTGGGTTGCACTGGGCCTATGGCATTGACGGTCCGAGCCAGGGCCACTTCTATGTCGACCCCTTCACCGGCAAGCTGACCAAGTCGAAGTCCTCCTACGAGCATCCGCAGCCGCATGCCTGCTTCATCCAGGGCGTGCAGGACGACCTCGTCAACGAGGGCGGCATCATGGATTTGTGGGTGCGTGAGGCGCGCCTGTTCAAATATGGCTCGGGCACCGGTTCGAACTTCTCGCTGCTGCGCGGCGAAGGCGAAAAACTATCGGGCGGCGGCCGCTCGTCCGGCCTGATGAGCTTCCTCAAGATCGGCGACCGCGCCGCTGGCGCCATCAAGTCGGGCGGCACGACGCGCCGTGCGGCGAAAATGGTCATTGTCGACGCCGATCACCCCGATATCGAGGAATTCATCGACTGGAAGGTCAATGAAGAACAGAAGGTCGCCTCGCTGGTGACCGGCTCCAAGATCGTCAAGAAGCATCTCGAATCGATCATGAAGGCCTGCGTCAATTGCGAAGGCCATGACGACGATTGCTTCGATCCGGCCATCAACACGGCGCTGAAGCGCGAGATCAAGGCGGCCAAGAAGTCGGCCGTGCCGGAGAACTACATCTACCGCGTCATCCAGTTCGCCAAGCAGGGCTACACGTCGATGTCGTTCAAGACCTACGACACCGACTGGGATTCGGATGCCTATCTGACCGTTTCGGGCCAGAACTCCAACAATTCCGTGTCGCTGAAGGACAATTTCCTGCGCGCCGTCGAGGACGATGCCGACTGGCACCTGACCGCCCGCAAGGACGGCAAGGTGCTGAAGACGCTGAAGGCCAGGGACCTCTGGGAAAAGATCGGCTACGCCGCCTGGGCGTCGGCCGATCCGGGCCTGCATTTCAACACGACGATGAACGACTGGCACACCTGCGCTTCGGCCGGTGCGATCCGGGCCTCCAACCCGTGCTCGGAATACATGTTCCTTGATGACACGGCCTGCAACCTCGCCTCGATCAACCTGCTGCCCTACCGCAACGCCGACGGCACGATCGATATCGCCGCATACGAGCACACGGTGCGGCTGTGGACCATCGTTCTCGAAATCTCGGTGATGATGGCGCAGTTCCCGTCGAAGGAGATCGCCAAGCTCTCCTACGACTACCGCACGCTCGGCCTCGGCTACGCCAACATTGGCGGCCTGCTGATGACCTCGGGCATTCCCTACGATTCCGATGAGGGCCGCGCCATCTGCGCCGCGCTCACCGCCATCATGACCGGCGTCGCCTACGCCACCTCGGCCGAGATGGCTTCCGAGCTCGGCGCTTTCCCCGACTATGACCGCAACGCCCAGAACATGCTGCGCGTCATGCGCAACCATCGCCGCGCCGCCTATGGCGACAAGGACGGCTACGAGAAGCTCGCCGTCAACCCGGTGCCGCTGGTCGCTTCCGACCTCAAGCAGCAGGCGCTTGCCGAGCATGCCAAGGCCGCCTGGGACCGCGCCATCGAGCTTGGCGAGGAGCATGGCTACCGAAATGCGCAGGCAACCGTGATCGCGCCGACCGGCACGATCGGCCTCGTCATGGATTGCGACACCACCGGCATCGAGCCCGACTTCGCGCTGGTGAAGTTCAAGAAGCTTGCCGGCGGCGGCTACTTCAAGATCATCAACCGCGCCGTGCCGGAAGCGCTGCGCACGCTGGGCTATTCCGAGAGCCAGATCGCCGAGATCGAGGCCTACGCGGTCGGCCACGGCAACCTCAACCAGGCGCCCGGCATCAATCCCGGCTCGCTCAAGGCCAAGGGCTTCAGCGACGACAAGATCGCCGCGCTCAACGCGGCGCTGAAGTCGGCCTTCGACATCAAGTTCGTCTTCAACCAGTGGACGCTCGGCGCCGACTGGGTGAAGGAAACCTTCGGCTTCACCGACGAGCAGCTCAACGATTTCTCGTTCGAGATGCTGCCGGCGATGGGCTTCTCCAGGAAGGACATCGAGGCCGCCAACATCCATGTCTGCGGTGCCATGACGCTGGAAGGCGCGCCCTTCCTCAAGGCCGAGCACCTTGCCGTGTTCGACTGCGCCAGCCCCTGCGGCAAGATCGGCAAGCGCTCGCTTTCGATCAACAGCCACATCCAGATGATGGCGGCGGCTCAGCCCTTCATCTCGGGCGCCATCTCCAAGACCATCAACATGCCTAACGACGCGACGGTCGAGGACGCCAAGGGCGCCTACATGCTGTCGTGGAAGCTGGCGCTGAAGGCCAACGCGCTGTACCGCGACGGCTCCAAGCTGTCGCAGCCGCTGAACGCCTCGCTGCTCGCCGATGGCGAGGAGGACGAGGACGATGCGGTCGAACAGTTGATCGCGGCCCCGGCGGCAGCGCGCGCGGCGCAGATCACCGAGCGGATCGTCGAGCGCATCATCGAACGCGTGTCGCGCGAGCAGGAGAAGCTGCCCGGCCGCCGCAAGGGGTATACGCAGAAGGCCAAGATCGGCGGCAACACCATCTTCCTGCGCACCGGCGAATATGATGACGGCCGCCTGGGCGAGATCTTCATCGACATGAACAAGGAAGGGGCGACGCTGCGTGGCCTTCTCAACAACTTCGCCATCGCGATTTCGCTCGGCCTGCAGTACGGCGTGCCGCTCGATGAATATGTGCACGCCTTCACCTTCACCAAGTTCGAGCCGGCCGGCATGGTCATCGGCAACGATGCCATCAAGAGCGCGACGTCGATCCTCGACTACGTGTTCCGCGAACTGGCCATCTCCTATCTCGGCCGCAACGACCTCGCCCATGTCGACCAGTCGGATTTTTCCAACACCGCGCTTGGCCGGGGCATCAGCGAAGGCAAGACCGACGCCGTCTCCAAGGGCCTGACCCGCGGTTCGCCGGTGAAGCTGGTTTCCAGGGCAATCGGCAGCGAGCCGAAGGGCTTTTCCAGCGGCTCGACCGGCACCCCTGCCCGCTCGGCGCCGACAGCCTTCTCCGGCTCCAACGTGCTGGCCTTGAAGCCGGCCAGCGACGAGGCGATCGCCTACAAGCGCGACTATGAGGAGCGGGCCAAGGAACTGGCCGAGGACATCGCCTTCGAGGAAGCGGCGGGCGCTGCTTCCGAGACTTCGGATGCCACGGCGGCGCTGTTCACCGACGCCGCGGCGAATGAAGCCGCCGAAGCGAAGAAACTCGCCGCCGACCGCCGCGCCAGGTCACTGCTCCAGGGCTACACCGGCAATTCCTGCTCTGAGTGCCAGAATTTCACGATGGTGCGGAACGGGACCTGCGAGAAGTGCGACACGTGCGGCGCCACGAGCGGGTGCAGCTGA
- a CDS encoding DUF1402 family protein has product MTVLQRLLPILLLAALSCGGVPLAGSAHAGGLVVVPAGNRSETQPPIPDASATRTRAFKTTYAEKYEKIVALLKREKKLVAHIKQAAAAYDIDPIHIVGALVGEHTYNVTAVGSVQTYYVKALSYSGLDFSFRYKGVPVQSFVQRPEFAACAGARDSAALWSCRDRVWVDHFRGKTVDGVTYDAMTFQQAFFQPFFAGQTFGLGQISPLTALEVTDLVNKVSGYDKLTPDHPQAIYRDVMDPDRSIVYIAAIVRDAIDAYKEQGFDISSNPGITATLYNVGQPRQRAADLRAALTSGKGRKLPVENYYGWLVNDKLGELRSLLDSGS; this is encoded by the coding sequence ATGACTGTGTTGCAGCGGCTTCTCCCGATCCTCCTGCTCGCGGCGCTTTCCTGCGGAGGCGTGCCCTTGGCCGGGTCAGCGCATGCCGGCGGGCTGGTCGTCGTCCCCGCAGGCAATCGCTCCGAGACGCAACCGCCGATCCCGGATGCATCGGCGACGCGGACCCGCGCCTTCAAGACCACCTACGCGGAAAAATACGAGAAGATCGTCGCGCTCCTGAAGCGCGAGAAGAAACTGGTGGCGCATATCAAGCAGGCGGCCGCGGCTTACGATATCGACCCCATCCATATCGTCGGCGCGCTGGTCGGCGAACACACCTACAACGTGACCGCCGTCGGCTCGGTCCAGACCTACTATGTGAAAGCGCTGTCCTATTCCGGCCTCGATTTCTCCTTCCGCTACAAGGGCGTGCCGGTGCAGAGCTTTGTCCAGCGGCCGGAGTTCGCGGCCTGCGCCGGGGCCCGGGACAGTGCCGCCCTGTGGAGCTGCCGCGACAGGGTCTGGGTCGACCATTTCCGCGGCAAGACGGTCGACGGCGTCACCTATGACGCGATGACCTTCCAGCAGGCGTTTTTCCAGCCCTTCTTCGCCGGCCAGACATTCGGCCTCGGCCAGATCAGCCCGCTGACCGCGCTAGAGGTCACCGACCTGGTCAACAAGGTCAGCGGCTACGACAAGCTCACACCTGATCATCCGCAGGCCATCTATCGCGATGTCATGGATCCCGACCGCAGCATCGTTTACATCGCCGCGATCGTGCGTGACGCCATCGACGCCTACAAGGAACAGGGCTTCGACATATCGAGCAATCCAGGCATCACGGCCACGCTCTACAATGTCGGCCAGCCCCGGCAGCGGGCGGCGGATCTGCGCGCGGCGCTCACCAGCGGCAAGGGCCGCAAGCTGCCGGTCGAGAATTATTACGGCTGGCTCGTCAACGACAAGCTCGGCGAACTCAGGAGCCTGCTCGACAGCGGCAGCTGA
- a CDS encoding pyridoxamine 5'-phosphate oxidase family protein yields the protein MDAESRDKIQTLLDQHRIMTVATLRPDGWPQATTVGYVNDGLSLYFLCGLDSQKAANLARDDRVSLTIDHDAPQVMEITGLSMAARAQPVTDRAEAEKVLRMMPMKYPPQASMPFAMPTPEQVRIFRVVPSVISVLDYSKGFGHTDLVTF from the coding sequence ATGGACGCAGAGAGCAGAGACAAGATTCAGACGCTCCTTGATCAGCACCGCATCATGACGGTCGCAACACTGAGGCCGGACGGCTGGCCCCAGGCGACGACCGTGGGTTACGTCAATGACGGCCTTTCCCTCTACTTTCTTTGCGGGCTCGACAGCCAGAAGGCGGCGAATCTGGCGCGGGACGATCGCGTGTCGCTGACCATCGATCACGACGCGCCTCAGGTGATGGAGATCACTGGCCTTTCCATGGCGGCACGGGCACAGCCGGTCACGGACAGGGCCGAGGCCGAGAAGGTTTTGAGGATGATGCCGATGAAATATCCGCCACAAGCCTCGATGCCATTCGCGATGCCGACGCCGGAGCAGGTGCGTATTTTCCGTGTGGTGCCTTCCGTCATCTCCGTGCTCGACTACTCGAAAGGTTTCGGCCACACGGATCTCGTGACCTTTTGA